A genomic window from Punica granatum isolate Tunisia-2019 chromosome 2, ASM765513v2, whole genome shotgun sequence includes:
- the LOC116197699 gene encoding probable aquaporin PIP2-5 isoform X1 → MAGKEVIAEHGSFTAKDYHDPPPAPLVDAVELRKWSFYRALIAEFIATLLFLYIGVLTVIGYKSQTAASPDPCAGVGILGIAWAFGGMIFVLVYCTAGISGGHINPAVTFGLFLARKVSLIRAVTYMVAQCLGAICGVGLVKAFQKTYYNQNGGGANELADGYSTGVGLGAEIIGTFVLVYTVFSATDPKRKARDSHVPVLAPLPIGFAVFMVHLATIPITGTGINPARSLGAAVIYNQSKAWDDQWIFWVGPFIGAAIAAFHHQFILRAGAVKALSSFRSNP, encoded by the exons ATGGCGGGGAAGGAAGTGATAGCGGAGCACGGGTCGTTCACGGCCAAGGACTACCATGACCCACCTCCTGCACCGCTCGTAGACGCGGTTGAGCTCAGAAAATGGTCCTTCTACAGGGCCCTCATTGCCGAGTTCATCGCCaccctcctcttcctctacaTAGGCGTCCTCACTGTCATCGGCTACAAGAGCCAGACTGCCGCCAGCCCCGACCCCTGCGCCGGCGTCGGCATCCTTGGTATCGCGTGGGCTTTTGGCGGCATGATCTTTGTCCTCGTCTACTGCACCGCCGGTATCTCAG GGGGTCACATAAACCCGGCGGTGACATTCGGGCTTTTCTTGGCGCGAAAGGTGTCATTGATACGGGCAGTGACTTACATGGTGGCTCAGTGCCTGGGAGCCATATGCGGGGTGGGGCTCGTCAAGGCCTTCCAGAAGACGTACTACAACCAAAACGGCGGCGGTGCGAACGAGCTCGCCGATGGGTACAGCACCGGGGTTGGACTCGGTGCCGAGATCATCGGGACCTTTGTTCTGGTCTACACCGTCTTCTCCGCCACCGACCCGAAGCGGAAGGCTCGCGACTCCCATGTTCCA GTTTTGGCTCCGCTTCCAATTGGGTTCGCTGTGTTTATGGTTCACTTGGCCACAATCCCAATCACTGGCACCGGAATCAACCCCGCGAGGAGCCTTGGGGCTGCTGTGATCTACAACCAGTCCAAAGCCTGGGATGATCAG TGGATATTCTGGGTCGGACCATTCATCGGAGCGGCAATAGCTGCCTTCCACCACCAGTTCATCCTAAGGGCTGGCGCGGTTAAAGCTCTTAGTTCCTTCAGGAGTAACCCTTAG
- the LOC116197699 gene encoding probable aquaporin PIP2-5 isoform X2 encodes MAGKEVIAEHGSFTAKDYHDPPPAPLVDAVELRKWSFYRALIAEFIATLLFLYIGVLTVIGYKSQTAASPDPCAGVGILGIAWAFGGMIFVLVYCTAGISGGHINPAVTFGLFLARKVSLIRAVTYMVAQCLGAICGVGLVKAFQKTYYNQNGGGANELADGYSTGVGLGAEIIGTFVLVYTVFSATDPKRKARDSHVPGTAKHGRNHENLIMFSSYLYPKGQKLVLCLMSHGLF; translated from the exons ATGGCGGGGAAGGAAGTGATAGCGGAGCACGGGTCGTTCACGGCCAAGGACTACCATGACCCACCTCCTGCACCGCTCGTAGACGCGGTTGAGCTCAGAAAATGGTCCTTCTACAGGGCCCTCATTGCCGAGTTCATCGCCaccctcctcttcctctacaTAGGCGTCCTCACTGTCATCGGCTACAAGAGCCAGACTGCCGCCAGCCCCGACCCCTGCGCCGGCGTCGGCATCCTTGGTATCGCGTGGGCTTTTGGCGGCATGATCTTTGTCCTCGTCTACTGCACCGCCGGTATCTCAG GGGGTCACATAAACCCGGCGGTGACATTCGGGCTTTTCTTGGCGCGAAAGGTGTCATTGATACGGGCAGTGACTTACATGGTGGCTCAGTGCCTGGGAGCCATATGCGGGGTGGGGCTCGTCAAGGCCTTCCAGAAGACGTACTACAACCAAAACGGCGGCGGTGCGAACGAGCTCGCCGATGGGTACAGCACCGGGGTTGGACTCGGTGCCGAGATCATCGGGACCTTTGTTCTGGTCTACACCGTCTTCTCCGCCACCGACCCGAAGCGGAAGGCTCGCGACTCCCATGTTCCA GGCACAGCAAAGCATGGAAGGAACCATGAAAACCTAATCATGTTCTCTTCCTATCTTTACCCCAAAGGACAAAAGTTGGTTCTATGTCTTATGTCACATGGCCTCTTTTAG
- the LOC116194342 gene encoding probable aquaporin PIP2-5 isoform X2, producing MAGNDVIAEHGSFTAKDYHDPPPEPLLDTIELRKWSFYRALIAEFVATLLFLYISILTVIGYKSQTATSPKHCAGVSVGVGVGVLGIAWAFGGMIFVLVYCTAGISGGHINPAVTFGMLLARKVSLIRAVMYMVAQCLGAICGAGIVKAFQKTHYNQNGGGANKLTDGYSTGVGLGAEIIGTFVLVYTVFSATDPKRNARDSHVPGKQSMERTLKA from the exons ATGGCGGGAAACGATGTGATAGCGGAGCATGGGTCGTTCACGGCCAAGGACTACCATGACCCACCGCCTGAGCCGCTCTTAGACACGATTGAGCTCAGAAAATGGTCCTTCTACAGGGCCCTCATTGCTGAGTTCGTCGCCaccctcctcttcctctacaTAAGCATCCTCACTGTCATCGGCTACAAGAGCCAGACTGCCACCAGCCCCAAACACTGCGCCGGAGTCAGCGTCGGCGTCGGCGTCGGCGTCCTTGGTATCGCATGGGCATTTGGCGGCATGATCTTTGTCCTCGTCTACTGCACCGCCGGTATCTCAG GGGGTCACATAAACCCGGCAGTGACATTCGGGATGTTGTTGGCGCGAAAGGTGTCATTGATACGGGCAGTGATGTACATGGTGGCTCAGTGCCTGGGAGCCATATGCGGGGCGGGGATCGTCAAGGCCTTCCAGAAGACGCACTACAACCAGAATGGCGGCGGTGCGAACAAACTCACCGATGGCTACAGCACCGGGGTTGGACTCGGTGCCGAGATCATCGGGACCTTTGTTCTGGTCTACACTGTCTTCTCCGCCACCGACCCGAAGCGGAATGCTCGCGACTCCCATGTTCCA GGCAAGCAAAGCATGGAAAGAACCTTGAAAGCCTAA
- the LOC116194342 gene encoding probable aquaporin PIP2-5 isoform X1, giving the protein MAGNDVIAEHGSFTAKDYHDPPPEPLLDTIELRKWSFYRALIAEFVATLLFLYISILTVIGYKSQTATSPKHCAGVSVGVGVGVLGIAWAFGGMIFVLVYCTAGISGGHINPAVTFGMLLARKVSLIRAVMYMVAQCLGAICGAGIVKAFQKTHYNQNGGGANKLTDGYSTGVGLGAEIIGTFVLVYTVFSATDPKRNARDSHVPVLIPLPIGFAVFMVHLATIPITGTGINPARSLGPAVIYNQSKAWDDQWMFWVGPFIGAAIAAFYHQFILRAGAVKALSSFRSNP; this is encoded by the exons ATGGCGGGAAACGATGTGATAGCGGAGCATGGGTCGTTCACGGCCAAGGACTACCATGACCCACCGCCTGAGCCGCTCTTAGACACGATTGAGCTCAGAAAATGGTCCTTCTACAGGGCCCTCATTGCTGAGTTCGTCGCCaccctcctcttcctctacaTAAGCATCCTCACTGTCATCGGCTACAAGAGCCAGACTGCCACCAGCCCCAAACACTGCGCCGGAGTCAGCGTCGGCGTCGGCGTCGGCGTCCTTGGTATCGCATGGGCATTTGGCGGCATGATCTTTGTCCTCGTCTACTGCACCGCCGGTATCTCAG GGGGTCACATAAACCCGGCAGTGACATTCGGGATGTTGTTGGCGCGAAAGGTGTCATTGATACGGGCAGTGATGTACATGGTGGCTCAGTGCCTGGGAGCCATATGCGGGGCGGGGATCGTCAAGGCCTTCCAGAAGACGCACTACAACCAGAATGGCGGCGGTGCGAACAAACTCACCGATGGCTACAGCACCGGGGTTGGACTCGGTGCCGAGATCATCGGGACCTTTGTTCTGGTCTACACTGTCTTCTCCGCCACCGACCCGAAGCGGAATGCTCGCGACTCCCATGTTCCA GTTTTGATTCCGCTTCCAATTGGGTTTGCTGTGTTTATGGTTCACTTGGCCACAATCCCAATCACCGGCACCGGAATTAACCCCGCGAGGAGCCTTGGGCCTGCTGTGATCTACAACCAGTCCAAAGCCTGGGATGATCAG TGGATGTTCTGGGTCGGACCATTCATCGGAGCGGCAATAGCTGCCTTCTACCACCAGTTCATCCTAAGGGCAGGCGCGGTTAAAGCTCTGAGTTCCTTCAGGAGTAACCCTTAG
- the LOC116194155 gene encoding uncharacterized protein LOC116194155 isoform X3 — MHLWPSTMLRDSFKSEYLRTVEWNLRRMKSEKQKNQQQQQQSSSIERPLLDDEGGGPKNNGGAAVEETPRSVFVCGFLRLCGDVVMVMSCFYCCFCCGGVSI, encoded by the exons ATGCATCTATGGCCTTCGACGATGCTGAGGGACTCGTTCAAGAGCGAGTACCTGAGGACGGTGGAGTGGAACCTGCGAAGGATGAAGAGCGAGAAGCAGAAGaatcagcagcagcagcagcagtccTCTTCGATCGAACGGCCTCTGCTCGACGATGAAGGAGGAGGGCCGAAGAACAACGGAGGAGCGGCCGTGGAGGAGACGCCCCGTTCGGTATTCGTCTGTGGGTTCCTCAGGCTGTGCGGTGATGTGGTTATGGTGATGTCTTGCTTCTACTGCTGCTTCTGCTGCGGAG GTGTCTCAATATAG
- the LOC116194155 gene encoding uncharacterized protein LOC116194155 isoform X2 produces the protein MHLWPSTMLRDSFKSEYLRTVEWNLRRMKSEKQKNQQQQQQSSSIERPLLDDEGGGPKNNGGAAVEETPRSVFVCGFLRLCGDVVMVMSCFYCCFCCGVCIDEEDML, from the exons ATGCATCTATGGCCTTCGACGATGCTGAGGGACTCGTTCAAGAGCGAGTACCTGAGGACGGTGGAGTGGAACCTGCGAAGGATGAAGAGCGAGAAGCAGAAGaatcagcagcagcagcagcagtccTCTTCGATCGAACGGCCTCTGCTCGACGATGAAGGAGGAGGGCCGAAGAACAACGGAGGAGCGGCCGTGGAGGAGACGCCCCGTTCGGTATTCGTCTGTGGGTTCCTCAGGCTGTGCGGTGATGTGGTTATGGTGATGTCTTGCTTCTACTGCTGCTTCTGCTGCGGAG TTTGCATCGACGAAGAAGATATGTTGTAG
- the LOC116194155 gene encoding uncharacterized protein LOC116194155 isoform X1, which translates to MHLWPSTMLRDSFKSEYLRTVEWNLRRMKSEKQKNQQQQQQSSSIERPLLDDEGGGPKNNGGAAVEETPRSVFVCGFLRLCGDVVMVMSCFYCCFCCGVEMSNSALHRKLKVPGSRVIIMGVCDTEEWNDAV; encoded by the exons ATGCATCTATGGCCTTCGACGATGCTGAGGGACTCGTTCAAGAGCGAGTACCTGAGGACGGTGGAGTGGAACCTGCGAAGGATGAAGAGCGAGAAGCAGAAGaatcagcagcagcagcagcagtccTCTTCGATCGAACGGCCTCTGCTCGACGATGAAGGAGGAGGGCCGAAGAACAACGGAGGAGCGGCCGTGGAGGAGACGCCCCGTTCGGTATTCGTCTGTGGGTTCCTCAGGCTGTGCGGTGATGTGGTTATGGTGATGTCTTGCTTCTACTGCTGCTTCTGCTGCGGAG TGGAAATGTCAAATTCGGCTTTGCACCGAAAACTGAAGGTCCCCGGGAGTCGGGTGATCATCATGGGTGTGTGTGATACGGAAGAATGGAATGATGCGGTTTGA